Part of the Pseudobdellovibrionaceae bacterium genome is shown below.
AAACCCCCGCTCACCGCATATTAGCTGATGAAGTGAATTTGAATTTAAAAGAAAATAAAAGGGATAAACAAAGAAAGGACAGCAACTATGAGCCAAGCATCAACGGCTGAGACTCATTCTGGTCAACTGGAAGAGTTCAGCTATGACGACGTTATCGTCAAAAAATTTGTTTTGGCCACCATCGTGTGGGGAATTGTGGCTTTTTCGGCCGGCCTGTGGGCCGCACTGCAAATGGCATTTTGGCAGTTTAACTTTGACCTCGAGTGGGTCACTTTTGGGCGGCTCCGTCCATTACACACAAATGCCGCCATTTTTGCATTTGCTGGAAATACCATTTTTGCTGGTGTCTATCATTCAACCCAACGCCTGCTGAAAACACGGATGTTTTCAGACGCCTTAAGTAATCTTCACTTTTGGGGTTGGCAGCTTATTATCGTGAGCGCAGCGATCACCCTGCCTCTGGGCTTTTCGCAAAGCAAAGAGTATGCGGAACTAGAGTGGCCCATTGATATTGCCATTGCTTTGGTGTGGGTTATCTTTGCCATCAACTTTTTTGGAACTTTGGCAAAGCGCCGTGAAAAACACATCTATGTGGCCATTTGGTTTTACATTTCGACCATCATCACGGTGGCAGTACTTCATATTTTTAACTCACTCGAATACCCTGTGAGTTTCTTAAAAAGTTACCCTATCTATGCCGGCATCCAAGATGCCTTGGTGCAGTGGTGGTACGGTCACAATGCTGTGGCCTTCTTTTTAACCACGCCGTTTTTAGGATTGATGTATTATTATATCCCAAAGGCCGTAAATCGACCGGTCTACAGTTATCGACTTTCAATCATTCACTTTTGGGCCCTCATCTTTTTGTACATTTGGGCAGGCCCTCACCACCTATTGAATACGGCTTTGCCAGACTGGGCTCAAACTCTAGGAATGATTTTCAGTTTAATGCTTTGGGCTCCCAGCTGGGGTGGCATGATCAACGGGCTACTGACTTTACGTGGAGCTTGGGACAAGCTGCGCACCGATCCTGTGGTGAAATTCTTAGTGACAGCAGTGACCTTCTACGGGATGTCCACTTTTGAGGGACCGCTTCTTTCAATTAAATCAGTGAATTCTTTAGCCCACTACACAGACTGGATTATTGGCCACGTTCATGGTGGCGCTTTGGGCTGGAACGGCTTCTTAGCATTTGGTATGGTCTATTACCTAGTGCCAAAGCTTTGGAGAACAGAGCTCTACAGTAAAACCCTGGCCACTTATCATTTCTGGATCGGTCTCCTTGGAATTTTACTCTATTATATTTCTATGTGGGCTGCGGGAATCACACAGGGCTTGATGTGGCGAGCTTTTGAACCCAATGGACAACTCACCTACCCTGACTTTGTTGAAACCGTCATGAAAATTGTGCCGCTCTATCACGCACGTATTCTTGGTGGAACGCTGTTTGTAGTTGGTATGCTCATCATGATCTACAACATCGCAAAGACCATCAAAGGTGCGCCCAGCGACCAGCAGGATGAAAAGGCGAAAGCCTACTCGATTAACCTTGGCGCTAAAGATAAGAGTGACAAGGGTCACCGTTGGCTTGAAGGGGCTGTGACTCTGTTTAGCGTGCTCGCCTTTTTGGCCATCGTTGTGGGATCTATTGCTGAAAATATTCCCATGATGTCCATGAACAACTTTGTGGATCAAAGTAAGGCTTCAAGGCCCTATAAGCCCCTAGAGTTGGCAGGTCGTGATATCTACATTAGAGAGGGCTGTTACGTCTGCCACTCACAGATGATTCGAAAA
Proteins encoded:
- the ccoS gene encoding cbb3-type cytochrome oxidase assembly protein CcoS; this translates as MNILLLMIPVTLLLVIGFVVAFLWATRDGQFDDLETPAHRILADEVNLNLKENKRDKQRKDSNYEPSING
- the ccoN gene encoding cytochrome-c oxidase, cbb3-type subunit I; the encoded protein is MSQASTAETHSGQLEEFSYDDVIVKKFVLATIVWGIVAFSAGLWAALQMAFWQFNFDLEWVTFGRLRPLHTNAAIFAFAGNTIFAGVYHSTQRLLKTRMFSDALSNLHFWGWQLIIVSAAITLPLGFSQSKEYAELEWPIDIAIALVWVIFAINFFGTLAKRREKHIYVAIWFYISTIITVAVLHIFNSLEYPVSFLKSYPIYAGIQDALVQWWYGHNAVAFFLTTPFLGLMYYYIPKAVNRPVYSYRLSIIHFWALIFLYIWAGPHHLLNTALPDWAQTLGMIFSLMLWAPSWGGMINGLLTLRGAWDKLRTDPVVKFLVTAVTFYGMSTFEGPLLSIKSVNSLAHYTDWIIGHVHGGALGWNGFLAFGMVYYLVPKLWRTELYSKTLATYHFWIGLLGILLYYISMWAAGITQGLMWRAFEPNGQLTYPDFVETVMKIVPLYHARILGGTLFVVGMLIMIYNIAKTIKGAPSDQQDEKAKAYSINLGAKDKSDKGHRWLEGAVTLFSVLAFLAIVVGSIAENIPMMSMNNFVDQSKASRPYKPLELAGRDIYIREGCYVCHSQMIRKLSFDVARFGEASTIEESMYDRPFQWGSKRTGPDLAREGESRPDSMWHFKHMRNPREVVESSLMPNYPWLYSKSTDFMSLRKKVSVMKTLGVPYSEAEVGDADKLAEEHAKELAAELVEKGADGGADLYKKEIVALIAYLKSLGTRGGR